In Vitis vinifera cultivar Pinot Noir 40024 chromosome 11, ASM3070453v1, a genomic segment contains:
- the LOC100247351 gene encoding IAA-amino acid hydrolase ILR1-like 4 — MGLGNWLRSIFILHMFVATLSSSNPERLAQISADFLDYAREPEISEWMVGIRRIIHENPELGFEEFETSKLIRTELDKMDIPYRFPVAVTGVVGFIGTGEPPFVAIRADMDALPMQEGVEWEHKSKIPGKMHACGHDAHVAMLLGAAKMLQKHRHDLQGTVVLVFQPAEERDGGAKKMLETGILENIDAIFGLHVSPRVPIGSVASRSGPVLAACGFFDAVISGKGGHAALPQHSIDPILAASNVIVSLQQLVSREADPLDSQVVTVAKFKGGGAFNVIPDSVTIGGTFRAFSKESFLQLKQRIEEVITLQSSVQRCNATVHFNDPFYPVTANNKDLHKHFQNVAGDMLGTQNIKEMPLVMGAEDFSFFAEAIPGYFYYLGMKNETRGQLELGHTPYYTVNEDALPYGAALHASLATRYLLEYQQPIITSPKESLHDEL, encoded by the exons ATGGGTTTGGGCAACTGGTTGCGTTCGATTTTCATTCTCCACATGTTTGTGGCGACACTCAGCTCCTCAAACCCGGAGAGGTTGGCACAAATCTCGGCTGACTTCCTCGATTATGCAAGAGAACCTGAGATTTCTGAATGGATGGTTGGCATTAGGAGGATAATCCACGAGAACCCAGAACTTGGGTTCGAGGAATTTGAGACCAGTAAACTTATTAGAACTGAGCTTGATAAGATGGACATTCCCTATAGGTTCCCAGTTGCAGTCACCGGCGTTGTCGGCTTTATCGGCACCGGCGAACCTCCTTTCGTTGCTATCAGAGCAGACATGGATGCTCTGCCTATGCAg GAGGGTGTAGAATGGGAGCATAAAAGTAAAATTCCAGGAAAGATGCATGCTTGTGGGCACGATGCCCATGTTGCGATGCTTCTTGGTGCTGCAAAGATGCTTCAAAAGCATCGCCACGATTTGCAG GGAACAGTCGTTCTTGTTTTCCAACCGGCTGAGGAACGAGACGGAGGGGCAAAGAAAATGTTAGAAACTGGAATATTGGAGAACATTGATGCCATCTTTGGGCTGCATGTCTCACCTCGTGTACCTATTGGTTCAGTGGCCTCCAGGTCTGGCCCCGTTTTAGCTGCCTGTGGTTTTTTTGATGCTGTAATTAGTGGAAAAGGGGGCCATGCAGCCCTTCCCCAGCACTCCATAGACCCAATATTGGCAGCTTCAAATGTGATAGTTAGTTTGCAGCAACTGGTTTCCCGTGAAGCTGATCCCTTGGATTCACAG GTTGTCACAGTTGCTAAATTCAAAGGTGGCGGTGCATTTAATGTCATTCCTGATTCCGTTACAATCGGAGGCACATTCAGGGCATTTTCAAAAGAAAGCTTTCTGCAACTCAAACAACGAATTGAAGAG GTTATCACATTACAATCTAGCGTACAGAGGTGCAATGCAACAGTGCATTTTAACGACCCTTTCTACCCGGTAACTGCAAATAACAAAGATTTGCACAAGCACTTCCAGAATGTTGCAGGGGATATGCTTGGTACCCAGAATATCAAGGAAATGCCACTGGTGATGGGAGCTGAAGACTTCTCATTTTTTGCAGAGGCCATTCCAGGATACTTCTACTACCTGGGGATGAAAAACGAAACTAGGGGGCAGCTCGAACTGGGACATACACCCTACTATACCGTCAATGAAGATGCACTTCCATATGGTGCAGCTCTACATGCATCATTAGCCACAAGGTACCTCCTGGAATATCAACAACCGATAATCACTTCGCCAAAGGAAAGTTTGCATGACGAGTTGTGA